The nucleotide window GTTCACTTCAAGCACGCGCCCGCGATGAGCACTGATGTCAACCGAAAGCAACGGTGCATCTTCACTTGTCACAAGCGTATCCACAGCTATGTTGGACACTAACGCTTCTTCCACTAAATGAACCCCTTCAACGAGAAAGCGGCGTTCTTTCATACGATATTTTTTTTGCCGTAATTTTTTAAGCTTTTTGATTACTGAATTGTTTGCGGATGTGATCATAAGGATCCCTCGTTCACAAGTATGTATAAGAAAGCATAGCATTTCTCATCCTAGAAAAGCGAATGACTTGTTTTCACATAAGGAGGGACATCCATGAATTTTAATTTGCGTAATGCCATATTGGATAACGTATCCGGAAGTGATGCCTCACAAATCGAGGCGACAATCGTCGATGCCGTTAATAGCGGCGAAGAAAAAATGTTGCCCGGTTTAGGCGTATTGTTCGAAGTTTACTGGAATGAAGCGGATCAAGAGGAAAAACAGGAAGTGATCAATCAGATTGCAAACGGCGTCCGGTAACGGTCGGAAAAGACAACGTCCCCGCAACATACGAAACGGGGACGTTCATTATTCTTGTCCTTTACTGAAATGTGATTTTTTTCACCGTGTCGGCATCAAGTTTTTCAATGACCGCCACAATTAAATCTACGGCATGTTCAAAATCATCCCGGTGCAAAATCCCGGCATGGGTATGAATATAACGGGTAGCTACGCTGATGGAAAGGGCAGGGACGCCGTTCGCAGTTAAGTGAATCGCACCGCCATCGGTTCCGCCTGCGGCCATTGCGTCAAATTGATAAGGAATGTCTTTTTCCTCTGCTGTATCGACGACGAAGTCGCGCAACCCTTTGTGTGAAATCAGCGAAGCATCATACACGAGAATTTGTGGCCCGTGACCAATATCGGCTCGTGCTTCGTCTTTGGAAATCCCCGGGGTATCACCGGCAATACCGACATCAACGGCAAAACCAATGTCCGGTTGAATGGCATGTGCCGACGTTCGGGCGCCTCGTAATCCTACCTCTTCTTGCACAGTTCCAACACCGTAAACAACATTCGGGTGCGTTTTTCCTTCCAACTTTTTCAACACTTCAATGGCAATGGCACATCCGATCCGGTTATCCCAAGCTTTTGCCATCATCAATTTTTCGTTGTTCATGACGGTAAAATCACAAATCGGCACGACCGAATCACCCGGCCGCACACCAAATTCTTCAGCTTCTTCTTTGTTTGCGGCACCGATATCAATAAACATTTCTTTTTTATCGACCATTTTTTTGCGTTGATCGGCAGGAAGCACATGCGGCGGCTTTGAGCCGATCACGCCGACGATGGCACCTTTTTTCGTGAGCACGTTTACGCGTTGCGCGAGCATCACTTGCTCCCACCAACCACCAAGGGTTTGGAACTTCAAAAAACCGTTATCGTCAATTTGTGTGACCATGAAACCGACTTCATCAAGATGGCCGGCGACCATTACCTTTGGACCGCCTTCTTTCCCTGTTTTTTTGGCAATTAAACTTCCTAAATTATCGGTGGTCACTTCATCCGCGAACGGAGCAATATGTTTTTCCATCACTTGGCGGGATTCCCGTTCATTCCCCGGAACGCCGTTCGCATCTGTCAGTTCTTTTAACATTGTTTGCGTAGCGTCTAATTGTGTCATCTTCACAACCTCCTTCTTCCATCCCTGAGCATCTATTTTGCAGTATACGCTTCCTTCCCCAATCCCACAATGAAAAGACCTTCTGTTTCTATTGTCGTGAGAGAGGGTAAAGATCTATAATAAAGATACACGATATCAGGGAAACCTAAATGAGGGGGATACTATAATGACCCTGTTGCTTCAATTGTTCGTGCTTGCCGCTCTGATCATTCTTGTTTATACTATTGTCCGTTATCTGCGCAGCCCTTTGCGAAAATTAGAACAGGCACAAAACAACAATCAATATTTTCTATACGATGATAGACAAAATGCTCACAATCATTTTTTCCTTACGTATAAAGGCGCGATGTTTGAAGGGGAAAAAAAAGTCGGCTCCACCGACCACTCTTTTGAAGTGGTGCGCATATCCATGCAGCCAAAACGAACGGATAAGCTGGAAGGTTTGGAATATGACGATTTCAGGTTTATTGAAAAAGAAATTA belongs to Salicibibacter cibi and includes:
- a CDS encoding sigma-w pathway protein ysdB, which produces MTLLLQLFVLAALIILVYTIVRYLRSPLRKLEQAQNNNQYFLYDDRQNAHNHFFLTYKGAMFEGEKKVGSTDHSFEVVRISMQPKRTDKLEGLEYDDFRFIEKEIKDRYPHASIDWKSPVGALMKKRK
- a CDS encoding M42 family metallopeptidase, coding for MTQLDATQTMLKELTDANGVPGNERESRQVMEKHIAPFADEVTTDNLGSLIAKKTGKEGGPKVMVAGHLDEVGFMVTQIDDNGFLKFQTLGGWWEQVMLAQRVNVLTKKGAIVGVIGSKPPHVLPADQRKKMVDKKEMFIDIGAANKEEAEEFGVRPGDSVVPICDFTVMNNEKLMMAKAWDNRIGCAIAIEVLKKLEGKTHPNVVYGVGTVQEEVGLRGARTSAHAIQPDIGFAVDVGIAGDTPGISKDEARADIGHGPQILVYDASLISHKGLRDFVVDTAEEKDIPYQFDAMAAGGTDGGAIHLTANGVPALSISVATRYIHTHAGILHRDDFEHAVDLIVAVIEKLDADTVKKITFQ
- the sspI gene encoding small acid-soluble spore protein SspI, with the protein product MNFNLRNAILDNVSGSDASQIEATIVDAVNSGEEKMLPGLGVLFEVYWNEADQEEKQEVINQIANGVR